CACAACCGTACCATGAGGTTTTCCTTGTTTAGCCATTTGATGTATGACGTCCTGCGTGGACTCCACTTGATCATAATGATGCAGTTCATGACCAAGCCATTTGGTATCAAGTCCCCATTGGAGGGTATTGCCGCTGATCTTATCCGGCGACGAAACAATTTTATATCCCTTTTTCTGCACCGCTTCAATTTCGTATCCGTCATTCTTCAATTCGTTCATATGCTTCCAAACAGCAGTCCTTGATATGGCCAGCTGCTCGGAAAGCTCCTGACCGGAAATGTAGCCCTCTTTTTGATCCAGCAGACGGATCAGTCGTTTACGGGTGGATTCCATGACACAGCCCACTCCTTTATCGCGTCGTATTCATTTTTCAATTTACCTGTAACAATCTCGTACTCCATCGCTTTCATCTTATCTGCAATCCACGGCCCTCTTTTTTTGTCCGGGAACATTGCAATTAGATCTTCCGCTTGAAAAGCTGCTTCCTTCAGCGTTTTAATTGGGAGTTCTTCATAAAGAGCATGGAGATCGGATAATACCTTTTGCTCCTGTGCCGTCCCCTCTGCCGCTGCCAGTCTACTGAAAGATGGAAACAACTCGAAAGGAAGACGGTACACGAGCCAGGGGCGGATGGCGTTCTGCTCCTGATAAGTGCAAAAAGCCTCCGTCAATTGGTCTGCTTCCCGGCGGATCCGGTTAGAGAGTTTCCACTGTTTGACGAATGTTGCCGGTGTGCATTCTGAAGACCTCAAACATAGAAATGCCGCCAATTCCCCCCAGCTGACAAGCCTGCCTGAAGGGATAATAGTAGAAAGTTCCATACCATGAAGGATTGGAAGCTCCTGCTTAAGGCTGGTACGCTCCAACAGCTGCAACGATTCTTTATAACCTTCTCCGGCGTACAGCTTTCTCATTTCTTCCGCAATTCGCTCAATGGATATGTGACGGAGCATCGATGCTTCTTTCTTCAATGCATCCTCTGTTTTCTTATCGAGCGTATACAAAAGCTGACTGTGAAAACGGGCAGCCCTCATCATCCGTAAAGGGTCCTCCCGAAAACGCTGGACAGGATCTCCAACAGCCTCAATCCGTTTAGCGTCTACAGCTTCTCTCCCGTTGAATGGATCTATTATTGTTCCATGTCGATCCATTGCCATAGCATTAATTGTGAAATCCCTGCGGGCAAGATCGTCGGAAATGGAGCGCACGAACGTCACTTCATCCGGATGCCGAAAATCGGAATAGGTTGCTTCTTTACGGTACGTTGTCACCTCATAAGATTCAGATCGGTAGCGGACGATGACCGTTCCGTGTTCGACGCCGACCGGTATCACTTTGTCGAAAATCTCCTGAATCCGTTCCGGTGGTTCTGATGATGCTATATCGATGTCCCCTACAGGACGACCACTCAAATAGTCCCTGACTGCGCCTCCAACGACATAGGCTTCTCCTCCAGCCGCTTCTATTTCAGCCAAAACCTCGAATGCCTCACGGAAAATAGAATTCCTACTCATCCTTCAACACCTGTTCATAGAGGTTTTCGTACTGTCTAAGTATCGTTTTCGTTGCAAACTTCTCTTGAGCCAGCCGCTTTGCTTCCTTTGACATGGATCGATGAAGCTCGCGGTCTTCCAGAATTCTGTTGGCGAAGTGCGCGATCTGCTCGATATTTCCAAGTTCCGTCACATAGCCGGCTTCACCATGGGTGATCACTTCCGGTATACCCCCGACATTGGTACCGATGCAAGGTACCCCGCACGCCATCGCTTCCAAAAGAACAAGCCCGAAACTTTCTTTTTCTGACAGGAGCAATTTAAGGTCGGAAATGGAAAGCAGGTCACTGACGTTATCCTGTTTTCCAAGGAAAAGGACCTGTTCTTCCAATTCATACTCTCTGACGAGCTGGTGACAGTCGGAATACTCGGGACCGTCCCCTACAAGAAGCAGTTTAGCCGGACGTTCCGCTGCCACTTCAGCAAAGGTGTGTATGACATCCTGTACACGTTTGACTTTTCTAAAGTTTGAGATGTGAATGAGAACGGACTCATCTTCTTTAATCCCATACTGTTCTCTCAAGCCGAAATTGTCTTTTCTATGATATTCCCGTTCATCTACGAAGTTATAGATGACGTCGATATTACGGTCTGTCTGAATCATTTCTTTCGTTTGCTCCACAAGGCTGTGGGAGACGGCTGTTACTCGATCGGACGCTTCAATACCAAATTTAATCATCTGTTTTAAAGCGGAATCAATACCGAGTACCGTAATATCCGTTCCATGCAGCGTGGTAATAATCTTAACATCCCGTTGACACATTTGTTTGGCTAAAATAGCACAAATGGCATGCGGCATGGCATAATGAACGTGAAGGATATCCAATTCTTCCCTGTTTATAACATCGGCCATTTTGGCAGCCAGCGCTAAATCATAGGGTGGATGTTGAAAAACGGGATAATTACTGACCTCCACCTCGTGGTAGTAAATATTGGGATACACCCTGTTCAGCCGGAAGGGGACCTGAGATGCGACAAAATGGATTTCATGGCCTTCTTCTGCCAGAAGTTTACCTAACTCTGTCGCAATTACCCCCGAGCCACCAACCGTGGGATAACATGTGATTCCTATTTTAGCCATTACCTGCTCACTCCTGTTTTCTGTTGTGTTCTATGATGCTTTTCCACTCAAAGTCTTCATGGTCGAGCGCACGGATCATAATGTCTGCCCCTGCTCGGTTCGTTGCTACGGGAATTTGGTGAACATCACAAAGACGTAGAAGAGCGCTTATATCCGGTTCATGCGGCTGAGCTGTCAAAGGGTCGCGGAAAAACAAAACCATATGCATGTCTTCATCCGCAATTTTCGCACCGATCTGCTGGTCGCCACCAAGGGGTCCGGACTGGAAACGTGTAATTTCAAGTCCTGTTTCACTATGGATCTGCATCCCGGTCGTCCCTGTCGCATAAAGATCATGTTT
This sequence is a window from Bacillus sp. SB49. Protein-coding genes within it:
- a CDS encoding CCA tRNA nucleotidyltransferase translates to MSRNSIFREAFEVLAEIEAAGGEAYVVGGAVRDYLSGRPVGDIDIASSEPPERIQEIFDKVIPVGVEHGTVIVRYRSESYEVTTYRKEATYSDFRHPDEVTFVRSISDDLARRDFTINAMAMDRHGTIIDPFNGREAVDAKRIEAVGDPVQRFREDPLRMMRAARFHSQLLYTLDKKTEDALKKEASMLRHISIERIAEEMRKLYAGEGYKESLQLLERTSLKQELPILHGMELSTIIPSGRLVSWGELAAFLCLRSSECTPATFVKQWKLSNRIRREADQLTEAFCTYQEQNAIRPWLVYRLPFELFPSFSRLAAAEGTAQEQKVLSDLHALYEELPIKTLKEAAFQAEDLIAMFPDKKRGPWIADKMKAMEYEIVTGKLKNEYDAIKEWAVSWNPPVND
- the bshA gene encoding N-acetyl-alpha-D-glucosaminyl L-malate synthase BshA, translated to MAKIGITCYPTVGGSGVIATELGKLLAEEGHEIHFVASQVPFRLNRVYPNIYYHEVEVSNYPVFQHPPYDLALAAKMADVINREELDILHVHYAMPHAICAILAKQMCQRDVKIITTLHGTDITVLGIDSALKQMIKFGIEASDRVTAVSHSLVEQTKEMIQTDRNIDVIYNFVDEREYHRKDNFGLREQYGIKEDESVLIHISNFRKVKRVQDVIHTFAEVAAERPAKLLLVGDGPEYSDCHQLVREYELEEQVLFLGKQDNVSDLLSISDLKLLLSEKESFGLVLLEAMACGVPCIGTNVGGIPEVITHGEAGYVTELGNIEQIAHFANRILEDRELHRSMSKEAKRLAQEKFATKTILRQYENLYEQVLKDE
- the mgsA gene encoding methylglyoxal synthase; its protein translation is MKIALIAHDKKKKDIIEFADRYKEVLKKHDLYATGTTGMQIHSETGLEITRFQSGPLGGDQQIGAKIADEDMHMVLFFRDPLTAQPHEPDISALLRLCDVHQIPVATNRAGADIMIRALDHEDFEWKSIIEHNRKQE